A section of the Thunnus albacares chromosome 6, fThuAlb1.1, whole genome shotgun sequence genome encodes:
- the nxn gene encoding nucleoredoxin isoform X2, with translation MKLWNKYKVTSIPSLVFVDAATGKVVCRNGLLVVRDDPKGLEFPWGPKPFAEVVAGPLLRNNRQTTDSSSLEGHYVGVYFSAHWCPPCRSLTRVLVESYRTVKESGQKFEIVFVSADRSEESFKQYFSEMPWLAVPYSDEARRSRLNRLYGIQGIPTLILLDTEGHMITRQGRVEVLNDPECRLFPWHPRPVLELSESNAVQLHEGPCLVLFVDAEEEGELEPAKELIQPIAEKLMAKYKAKEEETPLLFFVAGEDDMSDSLRDYTNLPEAAPLLTILDMSARAKYVRDVEEITPTVVEQFVNDFLAEKLKPEPI, from the exons atgAAGCTGTGGAACAAGTACAAGGTGACCAGTATCCCATCTCTGGTGTTTGTGGATGCAGCTACGGGGAAGGTGGTGTGTCGAAACGGTTTACTGGTGGTCAGAGATGACCCCAAAG GCCTGGAGTTCCCCTGGGGGCCGAAGCCATTTGCGGAGGTGGTGGCAGGGCCTCTGCTAAGGAACAACAGGCAGACAACAGACAGCAGCTCTCTGGAGGGACACTACGTGGGAGTGTACTTCTCAGCACACTGG tGCCCGCCATGCCGCAGTTTGACCCGGGTCTTGGTGGAATCATATCGTACTGTCAAAGAGTCGGGTCAGAAATTTGAGATCGTGTTTGTCAGCGCTGACAG GTCAGAGGAGTCCTTTAAGCAGTACTTCAGCGAGATGCCGTGGTTGGCGGTGCCATATTCAGATGAGGCTCGGCGATCACGACTCAACAGACTTTATGGAATACAAG GTATTCCCACGCTGATTCTGCTGGACACAGAGGGTCATATGATCACGCGACAGGGCCGCGTGGAGGTGCTGAATGACCCGGAGTGCCGGCTCTTTCCCTGGCACCCCCGGCCCGTGCTCGAGCTCAGCGAGTCCAACGCCGTGCAGCTCCACGAGGGGCCCTGCCTCGTACTGTTTGTGG ACGCCGAGGAGGAGGGCGAGTTGGAGCCAGCCAAGGAGCTGATTCAACCAATAGCAGAGAAGCTCATGGCCAAGTACAAAGCCAAGGAAGAGGAGACGCCGCTGCTGTTCTTTGTGGCTGGAGAG GATGACATGAGTGACTCCCTGCGGGACTACACTAACCTCCCAGAAGCAGCGCCTCTGCTCACTATCCTGGACATGTCAGCCCGCGCCAAGTATGTCCGCGACGTAGAGGAGATCACGCCAACCGTAGTGGAGCAATTTGTCAACGACTTCCTGGCTGAAAAGCTCAAACCAGAGCCCATTTAA